A genomic region of Leptotrichia hofstadii contains the following coding sequences:
- a CDS encoding glycosyltransferase family protein has product MIKNLEQNYVSVVLVINDDDSQAEKKIKEIKKVLDNNFKSSEIVIVDNTTKVDSLESLKFLDFKHTEIKLPIKHRTQQALNAGTAIAIGDYIIEIEDISFDMDYNKIIEMYRKSQEGYDFVFLTPKKSRRSSKIFYNILNKYFKNSFNEDINSSVMTLSSRRGQNKVAEIGKKIINRNVAYVLSGLKSFSIEVNLDYKNKRSFSENLMLMFDTLIYYTDAIMLFTQRLAFGFFVLFGLGVIYSIITKIVKETVEGWASLFIILSLGFFGIFFILSIIIRYLHHILQNSLNTKDYIYRSVNKK; this is encoded by the coding sequence ATGATAAAAAATTTGGAACAAAATTATGTGTCAGTTGTTTTAGTCATAAATGATGATGATAGCCAAGCGGAAAAAAAGATAAAGGAAATAAAAAAAGTTTTAGATAATAATTTTAAGAGCAGTGAAATTGTAATAGTAGATAATACAACTAAAGTAGATTCTTTAGAGTCATTAAAATTTTTGGATTTTAAACATACAGAAATTAAGTTACCTATAAAACATAGAACACAACAGGCTTTAAATGCAGGAACTGCAATAGCAATAGGAGATTATATTATTGAAATAGAAGATATTTCTTTTGATATGGACTACAATAAAATAATTGAAATGTATAGAAAAAGTCAAGAAGGATATGACTTTGTATTTTTAACACCAAAAAAATCAAGAAGATCTTCAAAAATATTTTATAATATTTTAAATAAATATTTTAAAAATTCATTTAATGAAGATATTAATTCATCTGTTATGACTTTATCGTCAAGAAGAGGACAAAATAAAGTGGCAGAAATTGGGAAAAAAATTATAAATAGAAATGTTGCATATGTTCTTTCAGGATTAAAAAGTTTTTCAATTGAAGTAAATCTAGATTATAAAAATAAAAGAAGCTTTTCAGAGAATTTAATGTTAATGTTCGATACATTAATTTATTACACCGATGCAATTATGTTATTTACTCAAAGATTAGCTTTTGGATTTTTTGTATTATTTGGATTAGGAGTTATTTACAGTATAATTACAAAAATTGTAAAAGAAACAGTGGAAGGCTGGGCTTCATTATTCATAATATTGAGTTTAGGATTCTTTGGGATATTCTTTATTTTAAGTATTATAATAAGATATCTACATCATATTTTACAAAATTCACTAAATACAAAAGATTATATTTATAGATCTGTAAATAAAAAATAA
- a CDS encoding biotin--[acetyl-CoA-carboxylase] ligase, whose translation MKFKFFDEINSTNTYLRRQLQVEEFEVIVAKKQTDGKGKRDSVWISNEGAALFSFAVRDNIELDEKITIFAGYIVYEVLKNYVSNQDKLTFKWPNDIYYENKKMCGILCEKVRDHIIVGIGININNTDFGMFQEKAISLVEITGKIHPVQQIIEEVVSNFENQFHSLNKNWENILQIVNENSYLKDKKILIKRNGKFLEKEYRFLRVDRRGQISLIGKGDSDEVKFTSLEFKVV comes from the coding sequence TTGAAATTTAAATTTTTTGATGAAATAAATTCGACAAATACATATTTAAGAAGGCAACTGCAAGTAGAAGAATTTGAAGTTATAGTTGCAAAAAAGCAAACAGATGGAAAGGGCAAAAGGGATAGTGTATGGATTTCAAACGAAGGAGCCGCACTGTTTTCCTTTGCCGTCAGAGACAACATCGAACTGGATGAAAAAATAACGATTTTTGCAGGCTATATCGTCTACGAAGTATTAAAAAACTATGTAAGTAACCAAGATAAACTAACTTTCAAATGGCCAAACGATATTTATTATGAAAATAAAAAAATGTGTGGAATTTTATGTGAAAAAGTAAGAGATCACATAATTGTAGGAATTGGAATAAATATTAACAATACTGATTTTGGAATGTTTCAGGAAAAAGCCATTTCCCTTGTGGAAATTACTGGAAAAATTCATCCAGTACAGCAAATTATAGAAGAAGTCGTGTCAAATTTTGAGAATCAATTTCACAGTTTAAACAAAAATTGGGAAAATATTTTACAAATTGTAAATGAAAATAGCTACTTAAAAGATAAAAAAATATTAATAAAACGAAATGGCAAATTTTTGGAAAAAGAATACAGATTCTTACGCGTAGATAGAAGAGGTCAAATTTCATTGATTGGTAAAGGCGATAGTGATGAAGTGAAATTTACTTCTTTAGAGTTTAAAGTTGTATAA
- a CDS encoding glycosyltransferase, translating into MDNKRIPATVIWYNPDNENIKNIRTYIDYVEKLYIIDNSKENNKKLADSLNSLKTEYVCNNGNLGIAKALNLACEKAASEDFEWILTMDQDSSFDSDSINAYFRAFEKMTKNNVGIISPRHILKNDIDKFSDVKESAEVDHVMTSGNLLNLKIWEEIGRFDENLFIDEVDSEICFRIIENGYKVIQLNKIRMFHELGNLEKKNFFTRKISVLNHNHIRKYYIMRNKFYMLKKYKKYRSRYIYYILNDFFKVIFYEKDKLRKLKYMFKGIADFMKSKMGELDDGK; encoded by the coding sequence ATGGATAATAAAAGAATACCTGCAACTGTAATCTGGTATAATCCAGACAACGAAAATATTAAAAATATAAGAACATATATTGATTATGTGGAAAAATTATACATAATTGATAATTCTAAAGAAAATAACAAAAAGCTAGCTGATAGCTTAAACAGTTTAAAAACGGAGTATGTTTGCAACAATGGAAATTTAGGAATTGCAAAAGCTTTGAATTTGGCTTGTGAAAAGGCGGCTAGTGAGGATTTTGAATGGATACTGACAATGGATCAGGACAGTTCGTTTGATTCTGATAGTATAAATGCCTATTTTAGAGCTTTTGAGAAAATGACAAAAAATAATGTTGGCATTATTTCTCCTAGGCATATTTTAAAAAACGATATAGATAAATTTAGTGATGTTAAGGAATCTGCTGAGGTTGATCATGTGATGACCTCAGGGAATTTATTAAATTTAAAAATATGGGAAGAAATTGGAAGGTTTGATGAAAATCTTTTTATTGATGAGGTTGACAGTGAAATATGTTTTAGAATAATAGAAAATGGCTATAAGGTTATCCAGCTAAATAAAATAAGAATGTTTCATGAACTGGGAAACCTTGAGAAAAAAAACTTTTTTACAAGAAAAATTTCTGTTTTAAACCATAATCATATAAGAAAATATTATATTATGAGAAATAAATTTTACATGTTAAAAAAATATAAAAAATACAGATCAAGATATATTTATTATATTTTGAATGATTTTTTTAAAGTTATTTTTTATGAAAAAGATAAGTTGAGAAAATTGAAATATATGTTTAAGGGGATTGCTGATTTCATGAAGAGTAAAATGGGTGAACTGGATGATGGAAAATAA
- a CDS encoding FAD-dependent oxidoreductase yields the protein MKKYDKIIIGAGIYGMYAAKRSLEKNPNEKVLILEVEKEPFNRGSYINQARLHNGYHYPRSFSTASKSAKYFNRFYNDFKKGINDKFEKIYAVASDYSWANGEQFQKFCDNLNVRCDEISKGKFFNENTIDRAFLTQEYSFDAKIIGKILYEELVKLGCDFGFEMKIVEIKKEGKEYVFKTSNGKTYSTPFVLNATYAGINIIHNLLGFEYLPIKYEFCEVILCEVSDNIKNIGLTVMDGPFFSLMPFGLTGYHSITTVSKTPHFTNYENLPPYDCCGDVEKQKHPEHSKGCIHCGIFPETAFEEMAQIAKKYLNEDIEIKYVKSLYTIKPILVASEIDDSRPTIIKQYSQSPDFYTVFSGKINTMYDLDEIL from the coding sequence ATGAAAAAATATGACAAAATAATAATAGGAGCAGGAATATATGGAATGTATGCTGCCAAACGAAGTTTAGAAAAAAATCCTAATGAAAAAGTATTAATACTAGAAGTAGAAAAAGAACCGTTTAATAGGGGATCTTATATAAACCAAGCAAGACTTCACAATGGTTATCATTATCCAAGATCTTTTTCTACGGCATCAAAATCTGCAAAATATTTCAATAGATTCTATAATGATTTTAAAAAGGGAATCAATGATAAATTTGAAAAAATTTATGCAGTAGCCTCTGATTATAGTTGGGCTAACGGAGAACAATTTCAAAAATTTTGTGATAATTTAAATGTAAGATGTGATGAAATTTCTAAAGGGAAATTTTTTAATGAAAATACTATTGATAGAGCATTTCTGACACAGGAATATTCATTTGATGCTAAGATAATTGGAAAAATATTATATGAAGAATTAGTAAAATTAGGATGTGATTTTGGATTTGAAATGAAGATAGTGGAAATAAAGAAAGAAGGGAAAGAATATGTATTTAAAACTTCAAATGGTAAGACATATTCAACACCGTTTGTTTTAAATGCGACTTATGCGGGAATTAACATAATTCATAATCTACTGGGATTCGAATACTTGCCGATAAAATATGAATTTTGTGAAGTAATATTGTGTGAAGTTTCTGATAATATAAAAAATATTGGATTGACTGTTATGGATGGTCCTTTTTTTTCATTGATGCCATTTGGTTTAACAGGTTATCATTCTATAACAACTGTTTCAAAAACACCACATTTTACAAATTATGAAAATTTACCACCATATGACTGTTGTGGAGATGTAGAAAAGCAAAAACATCCTGAACATTCAAAAGGTTGTATTCACTGTGGAATTTTTCCTGAAACTGCATTTGAAGAAATGGCTCAAATTGCTAAAAAGTATTTGAATGAGGATATTGAGATAAAATATGTCAAATCATTGTATACTATAAAACCTATTTTAGTTGCTTCTGAAATTGATGATTCAAGACCAACGATTATAAAACAATATTCTCAAAGTCCAGATTTTTATACAGTATTTTCTGGAAAAATAAATACAATGTATGATTTGGATGAAATATTATAA
- a CDS encoding aldo/keto reductase: MKYVRVGKSGLKITEITFGTALTVGTEFDEEKRVSDLIDTAWNLGIRSYDTSNNYGEAESLLGRALKKYKREEYVVSTKGSWPIGETPFHRGLSRKHILWAIEESLKKLELDYVDLYYAHRYDPEVSMEEIIRTFNYLINTGKIRYWATSEWPLEALKECHKVCDKLKLEKPILEQSIYSYAITKIEKNGVKDFCDKNGVGLLGFSPLAQGLLTGKYRKEIPKDSRIAKSKKINYSKTLDIYNQNKKRIDKYLDVCEKYKVKAHYVALQWVLRKNIFPVMGASKPEQLIDNINALTVEIPEKLWEELENINEE, translated from the coding sequence ATGAAATATGTAAGAGTAGGGAAATCAGGATTAAAAATTACAGAAATAACATTTGGAACAGCTTTAACAGTAGGTACAGAATTTGATGAGGAGAAAAGAGTATCAGATTTAATTGATACTGCTTGGAATTTGGGAATACGATCATACGATACTTCAAATAATTATGGAGAAGCAGAGAGTTTGTTAGGGAGAGCATTAAAAAAATATAAGAGAGAAGAATACGTAGTATCAACAAAGGGTTCTTGGCCTATAGGAGAAACCCCTTTTCATAGAGGGCTTTCACGAAAACATATTTTATGGGCAATAGAAGAATCATTAAAAAAATTAGAATTAGATTATGTTGATTTATATTATGCACACAGATATGATCCAGAAGTTTCAATGGAAGAAATTATAAGAACATTTAATTATCTTATAAACACAGGGAAAATAAGATATTGGGCAACATCTGAATGGCCATTAGAAGCATTAAAAGAGTGTCATAAAGTATGTGATAAATTGAAATTAGAAAAACCAATTTTAGAACAAAGTATATATTCTTATGCAATAACCAAGATTGAAAAAAATGGAGTAAAAGATTTTTGTGATAAAAATGGAGTTGGTTTGTTAGGTTTTTCACCATTAGCTCAAGGATTATTGACAGGAAAATACAGAAAAGAAATTCCAAAAGATTCTAGAATTGCAAAAAGTAAAAAAATAAATTATTCTAAAACATTAGATATTTATAATCAAAATAAAAAAAGAATAGACAAGTATTTAGATGTTTGTGAAAAATACAAAGTAAAGGCTCATTATGTTGCTCTTCAATGGGTATTAAGAAAAAATATTTTCCCTGTTATGGGAGCAAGTAAACCAGAACAATTGATCGATAATATAAATGCACTAACAGTAGAAATACCAGAAAAATTATGGGAAGAATTAGAAAATATAAATGAAGAATAG
- a CDS encoding sugar phosphate isomerase/epimerase family protein, which produces MKLSISNIAWDTSNDVKIYDLIKKYGFEGLEIAPTKIMGKNPYGKLKEIKEWKEKIKKRYNLRISSIQSIWFGRTENLFDSKEEENILIDYTKKAIDFANVIECKNLVFGSPKNRNVNNGKNSENQIEIFETLGEYAYKKNTVIGMEANPKIYNTNYINDTKSALKLVKKINSKGFLLNLDLGTVILNNENLLEILQGNINYINHVHISEPWLKIIEKREMHKILRNILLEENYEGFVSIEMAKIDEIKKIEEVVKYVKKIFG; this is translated from the coding sequence ATGAAATTATCAATTTCAAATATAGCTTGGGATACATCAAATGATGTTAAAATTTATGATTTAATTAAAAAATATGGATTTGAAGGATTAGAAATAGCTCCAACCAAAATTATGGGAAAAAATCCATATGGAAAATTAAAAGAAATTAAAGAATGGAAAGAAAAAATAAAAAAAAGATATAATTTAAGAATTTCATCAATTCAATCAATTTGGTTTGGAAGAACAGAAAATTTATTTGATTCAAAAGAAGAAGAAAATATATTAATTGATTATACAAAAAAAGCTATTGATTTTGCAAATGTAATAGAATGTAAAAACTTAGTATTTGGTTCTCCTAAAAATAGAAATGTAAATAATGGTAAAAATAGTGAAAATCAAATAGAGATTTTTGAAACGTTGGGAGAATATGCTTATAAAAAAAATACAGTAATAGGAATGGAAGCAAATCCAAAAATATATAATACAAATTATATTAATGATACAAAATCGGCATTAAAGTTAGTAAAAAAAATAAATTCAAAAGGATTCCTATTAAATTTAGATTTAGGAACTGTGATTTTGAATAATGAGAATTTATTAGAAATTTTACAAGGTAATATAAATTATATAAATCACGTTCATATTAGTGAACCATGGCTAAAAATTATAGAAAAAAGAGAAATGCATAAAATATTAAGAAATATACTATTAGAAGAAAATTATGAAGGATTTGTTTCTATTGAAATGGCAAAAATTGATGAAATAAAAAAAATTGAAGAGGTAGTCAAATATGTTAAAAAAATTTTTGGATAA
- the rfbD gene encoding dTDP-4-dehydrorhamnose reductase gives MNKHSQNNKLKILLTGSDGQLGHDFQKLFDNLNINYVATDHKELNVSNDNELENFFEKNNDFTHVINCAAYNDVDKAEINNNAFLLNQRAPQKLAEFSKQMNAVFVTYSTDFVFDGKKAAPYIEEDVPNPLSRYAISKHEGEKAVLAAWHKSFAIRTSWLFGINGENFNTQVINWSKTRDKLSIVDDQISAPTYSKDLAEFSWKLIQTEKYGLYHITNSGIASKYEQAKYVLEKIGWKGILETAKTKDFNLPAKRPYFSKLSSEKVEKLLGKKIPDWKNGIDRYLEEMGIIKK, from the coding sequence TTGAATAAGCATTCTCAAAATAATAAATTAAAAATACTTTTAACAGGCTCAGATGGTCAATTAGGTCATGATTTCCAAAAACTGTTTGACAATTTAAATATAAATTACGTTGCAACTGACCATAAAGAATTAAATGTAAGTAATGATAATGAGTTGGAAAATTTTTTTGAAAAAAATAATGATTTTACACACGTAATAAATTGTGCTGCATATAATGATGTGGACAAGGCAGAAATAAATAATAACGCTTTTTTATTAAATCAAAGAGCTCCCCAGAAATTAGCAGAATTTTCTAAACAGATGAACGCAGTTTTTGTAACTTATTCTACAGATTTTGTATTTGATGGAAAAAAGGCTGCTCCTTATATTGAAGAAGATGTTCCGAATCCACTTTCTAGATATGCGATTTCAAAGCATGAAGGGGAAAAAGCTGTTTTAGCTGCTTGGCACAAGTCTTTTGCAATAAGGACTTCGTGGCTTTTTGGAATAAACGGAGAGAATTTTAACACACAGGTCATCAACTGGAGCAAGACTCGTGATAAATTAAGTATTGTTGATGATCAGATTTCAGCACCTACTTATTCAAAGGATTTGGCGGAATTTTCATGGAAGCTTATACAGACGGAAAAATACGGATTGTATCATATTACAAATAGTGGGATTGCCAGCAAGTATGAACAGGCAAAATATGTGCTTGAAAAAATAGGTTGGAAGGGGATTCTTGAAACTGCAAAAACAAAAGATTTCAATCTTCCGGCTAAAAGACCTTATTTTTCAAAATTATCTTCTGAAAAGGTTGAAAAGCTGCTGGGAAAAAAGATTCCAGATTGGAAAAACGGGATTGACAGGTATCTTGAAGAAATGGGGATAATAAAAAAATAA
- a CDS encoding GtrA family protein: MNLIKKLANKETVLYLVFGVLATFLNIVLFYLFINVWKMSTGLGNLLDTIICILFQYFTNRIWVFESKNNGKEAIKEFMQFILARGVTAIIDQIFVVVGVDSFVAKHITLSQQKIFSIGIKILSNIIVIVLNYVFSKMFVFKKK; the protein is encoded by the coding sequence ATGAATCTAATAAAAAAATTAGCAAATAAAGAAACTGTTTTATATCTTGTTTTCGGAGTATTAGCGACGTTTTTAAATATAGTGTTGTTTTATTTATTTATAAATGTCTGGAAAATGTCAACAGGATTAGGGAATCTATTAGATACTATTATTTGTATCCTATTCCAATATTTCACTAATAGAATATGGGTTTTTGAAAGTAAAAATAATGGAAAAGAAGCTATAAAAGAATTTATGCAATTTATATTAGCAAGAGGAGTGACTGCAATTATTGATCAGATATTTGTTGTAGTTGGGGTAGATTCTTTTGTAGCAAAACATATTACTCTCTCTCAACAGAAAATCTTTAGCATAGGAATTAAAATCTTATCTAATATTATAGTAATTGTGTTAAATTATGTTTTTTCTAAGATGTTTGTTTTTAAAAAAAAATAA
- a CDS encoding glycosyltransferase family 2 protein, producing the protein MENKKIDILMATYNGEKYLAEQLDSIINQTYHNWNLLIRDDNSTDRTLEIIQDYQKKDNRIKLLKDNKGNLGIVKNFEELLKNSESEFIMFSDQDDIWIENKLDAYLKTAEKIKTKGFLLHSDAVLFNKNKSDASIRTFISKKAEKKGLENTFFNYFVQGATILISKEIKNFILPFPKEAYLHDRYIHLISELFFERVFINQPLIYYRQHDNNQIGAKNSLKKLLSKRYFDNRDYTMIKAIFLKNEELLTDDKKRLIEEYFEITDVKKNRFKRFLDLKKSKIDMPLKKQLSFLIKG; encoded by the coding sequence ATGGAAAATAAAAAAATTGATATTCTTATGGCAACCTACAATGGCGAGAAATATTTAGCCGAACAGCTTGATTCAATCATTAACCAGACATATCATAATTGGAATTTACTGATACGTGATGATAATTCTACAGACAGAACATTGGAAATTATACAAGATTATCAGAAAAAGGACAATAGAATAAAACTTTTAAAGGATAATAAGGGAAATCTTGGAATAGTGAAGAATTTTGAAGAACTGTTAAAAAATTCGGAATCTGAATTTATAATGTTTTCCGATCAGGATGATATCTGGATTGAAAACAAGCTGGATGCATACTTAAAAACAGCAGAAAAAATTAAAACCAAAGGATTTCTGCTTCATTCTGACGCTGTTTTGTTTAATAAAAATAAATCAGATGCTTCAATCCGGACTTTTATTTCTAAAAAAGCAGAAAAAAAAGGATTAGAAAATACATTCTTCAATTATTTTGTACAAGGAGCCACAATTTTAATTTCAAAAGAAATAAAAAATTTTATTCTGCCTTTTCCTAAAGAGGCGTATTTGCATGACAGATATATTCATCTTATATCAGAATTATTTTTTGAGAGAGTGTTTATTAATCAACCTCTAATTTATTACAGACAGCATGATAATAACCAGATCGGAGCTAAAAACTCGCTAAAAAAACTTCTTTCAAAAAGATATTTTGATAATAGGGATTATACCATGATAAAGGCAATATTTCTTAAGAATGAAGAATTGTTGACAGATGATAAAAAAAGACTAATTGAAGAATATTTTGAAATAACAGATGTCAAAAAGAATAGATTTAAGAGATTTCTAGACTTAAAGAAATCTAAAATAGATATGCCATTAAAAAAACAGCTTTCTTTTTTAATAAAAGGATGA
- a CDS encoding glycosyltransferase family 2 protein — translation MKKLTIIAPMFNEESLVSKYCEQVLKDLKSLEKKYSIEILMINDGSKDSTWKQMNKMYKKYYPKISLINLSRNFGLEGAINAGLEKAKGNIVIAMDADLQDPPSVILELVKKYEEGYDVVIAKRKKRKSDTFFKRFSANLYYKISDKLSGKLKLERNAANFRLLSRKVVNELNKLEEKNKVFRVAVPFIGMKTAIVEYDRDQRFSGKTKYNLFSMTRYALDGITSISIEPLRKIFTISIFSSIATILLLILSIINYNQKLYILGFIIGFFSTMILVSLTIIGEYVGQIMVESKRRPISIIEDYKTPNNIEK, via the coding sequence ATGAAAAAATTAACAATAATTGCACCAATGTTTAATGAAGAAAGTTTAGTTTCAAAATATTGTGAACAGGTTCTTAAAGATTTAAAGTCATTAGAAAAAAAATACAGTATAGAGATTTTAATGATAAATGATGGATCTAAAGATAGTACTTGGAAACAAATGAATAAAATGTATAAAAAATATTATCCTAAAATAAGTTTGATTAATTTATCAAGGAATTTTGGATTAGAAGGAGCTATAAATGCGGGGTTAGAGAAGGCAAAAGGAAATATTGTGATAGCCATGGATGCAGATTTACAAGATCCACCTTCAGTAATATTGGAATTAGTAAAAAAATACGAAGAAGGTTATGATGTTGTTATAGCAAAAAGAAAAAAAAGGAAAAGTGATACATTTTTTAAAAGATTTTCAGCAAATTTATATTATAAAATTTCAGATAAGTTATCTGGAAAATTAAAATTAGAAAGAAATGCTGCTAATTTTAGATTACTTTCTAGAAAAGTAGTTAATGAATTGAATAAATTAGAAGAAAAAAATAAAGTATTTAGAGTAGCAGTTCCATTTATAGGAATGAAAACAGCGATAGTAGAGTATGATAGAGACCAAAGATTTTCAGGAAAAACAAAATATAATTTATTTAGTATGACAAGATATGCACTAGATGGTATTACAAGTATTTCTATAGAACCATTAAGAAAGATTTTTACAATTTCTATATTTTCATCAATAGCAACAATATTATTATTAATTTTATCAATAATAAATTATAATCAAAAATTATATATCTTAGGATTTATAATAGGATTTTTTTCAACTATGATACTAGTAAGTTTAACAATAATTGGTGAGTATGTAGGACAAATAATGGTAGAAAGTAAAAGAAGGCCAATTTCAATTATAGAAGATTATAAAACACCAAATAATATTGAAAAATAG